The Metallosphaera hakonensis JCM 8857 = DSM 7519 genome includes the window GGAGAAACTAGATGCTTGATCTCCATCTTAGGGACCTCCAGCGCCGATGGAAGCCAATAGTCTGCCAGGTTAGTTTGCTGAGGGAGGCCTGACACATATCTTATTACCTCGTAAAGAGACGCCCCTATTCCCATCGCTGACCCACCCATGAGCTGACCGTCCACAATGACCGGGTTTATGATATTTCCACTATCGCTTACTATCACATACTTCTTGATTTTAATGAACCCTGTTTCAGGATCGATCTCAATTATTGCACCGTGTGCATTAACTCCGTAGGTTGAGGAGAAGTTGACTCTCCTCATGTCGTCGGCTACATTCACATTGGGAGAGTTGAATACCTCAGTGGCCTCTATGCCCATGTCGTCTAAGGGAGAATGATACCTGTTATAGACCAAGTTGGCTACCTCGTCCATGGTCAGAACCCTTTGTCCCACTTTTATCACTCCATCCTTGATATCCACTCTATCGAGCTCCACGTTGAGTATCTGGGATACCAGTTCCCTTATCCTGTCCTTGAGCTTAAGGGAGGCCTTATATACGGCGCTAAGGGACACGACGGAGAATCTGCTACCATAAAACCCAGTTCCTGGAGGCCCGGCTGTGTCACCTAGAACTACCCTAATCTTTTCCATGGGTACTCCGAGCACGTGGGAAACTACCTGAGAGACGGAAGTTTCGTGTCCTGTACCCATGGAATTGGTACTTAGAAACACAGTAACATCTCCACTGCTATCCATTTTGATATAGACCCCCTCGTAATAGGGAGTCCTAGCCTTTTTCACAACGAGGGTTTGAAAGGCGAGAGACGAACCTGGTTCCAAGGCGAAAGCTACTCCGAGCCCGGTTAGACCGGGACCCTTATCTCCCAGCGCATCTTTAAGAACTTCCAGCGACTTAACGTAATCACCGCTATCGTATATTGCCCCCGTAATTGTGGTGTGAGGGAGGGACTTGATGAAGTTCAGCCTCCTTATCTCCCATTGCCCCAACCCAGTCTCTCTTGAAACCGAGCTAACCATATTCTCTAAGACTAAGACTGCAGGAGGAATTCCCAGCCCACGGTATGGCCCAGTGGGTGGCATATTAGTTAGCACTCCCCTAACACTGAATCTCAGATAACGAACGTTATACGCTCCCGTGAGGTGATAGATTTGCCTAAGAATTGGGAGAGGTTGATAGGTGTGCATATACGCTCCGAAGTTCTCAAGGAGATCAACTTCCATTCCAAGGACCTCTCCGTCCCTATACATTATTTTTGCCCGATACTCCCTATCCGGCCCATGAACGGCCGAAATTACGTGTTCGGTTCTAGTCTCTACGTACTTCACAGGTCTACCAGTTACAATTGAGGCCATGGTCGCCAATACCATCGGCTTGAGGAATATCTTACCTCCAAATCCTCCACCCGAGTCGGGTACTTTGATTCTAATTTTACTTTTAGAAATCTGAAAAATTATACTGAGTGCGGTTCTAAATACCTGTGGAACCTGAGTGTTGGCGTAAACAGTGAGGCTACCGTCCACGGGAGAGTAGTCTGCGATTACCCCGTTGGTTTCCATGGGCATGGGCGAAATCCTATTCACCCTAAACGTTTTCTCCAACGTCTTATACCCGCTAGGAGGTACGCCGTATTCAAAGACGTCCTGATAAACGATGTTGGTTCCAATCTCAGGGTGAACTAAATTCGAGCCTGTCAAGGCATCGCGAGCAGATTCTACCGGAGGGAGGGGTTCATAGTCAATCTCCACTCTCTCCTTCAGGTCTTCCACCTCGTATCTATCTCTTCCCACTACCAAGGCTACCGGCTCGCCCACGTATCTAACCTCGTCTACAGCCAAGGGATACTCCTTGGGTGCCGATTCGTAAAAGAAATTGGGAAGGGGATTGGTTTTAAGGTCCGATTGTGTGATTACGTCTACCTTATTGGAGCTCAAGGAGAACTTGGCCCTGGGGTATGGAGACCTAATAACCCCAAGGAAGAGTTCTCCGGGCAAATGAATGTCGTCGATGAATCTTCCTCTTCCGGAGATGAACCTGGGATCCTCTACCCTCCTCACCGGCTTACCTATCATACGTTAATCCCCATGAATTTCCTATAGAAGTGCCTCGCGGCTGACACTCTCTGAATATCATTGGTTCCCTCATAGGTTTTGAGTATCTGAATATCCCTTAACATTCTTTCAAGCCCAGTGGAGGTTGTAACTCCATATCCCCCGTGAGCGGTCATGGCCCTTAAGACTACTCTCTCCGCAGCCTCCGTGGCGAAGAACTTAGCCAATGATGCAGCCATTATGTATTCGTTTTCCATCCCTTTCTTGAAGAGCGTGCCAGCCCAATAAACCAGGAGTCTGGACGTAGTTAGGTCAGCCATGGACTCAGAGACTTTCTGCTGAACCATCTGAAATGAGGCAATGCTCTGTCCGAAGCTTTTCCTATCAGCGGAATATCTCACCATTTTCTCGAGGGCGGCCTGAGCTATACCTAAGGCCTGAGAAGCGACTATTGTCCTCGCGTAATCGAAGGAGGAGACCGCGTATTTGAATCCATGACCGACCTCCCCCACAATGTTCTCCTCTGG containing:
- a CDS encoding xanthine dehydrogenase family protein molybdopterin-binding subunit, which produces MIGKPVRRVEDPRFISGRGRFIDDIHLPGELFLGVIRSPYPRAKFSLSSNKVDVITQSDLKTNPLPNFFYESAPKEYPLAVDEVRYVGEPVALVVGRDRYEVEDLKERVEIDYEPLPPVESARDALTGSNLVHPEIGTNIVYQDVFEYGVPPSGYKTLEKTFRVNRISPMPMETNGVIADYSPVDGSLTVYANTQVPQVFRTALSIIFQISKSKIRIKVPDSGGGFGGKIFLKPMVLATMASIVTGRPVKYVETRTEHVISAVHGPDREYRAKIMYRDGEVLGMEVDLLENFGAYMHTYQPLPILRQIYHLTGAYNVRYLRFSVRGVLTNMPPTGPYRGLGIPPAVLVLENMVSSVSRETGLGQWEIRRLNFIKSLPHTTITGAIYDSGDYVKSLEVLKDALGDKGPGLTGLGVAFALEPGSSLAFQTLVVKKARTPYYEGVYIKMDSSGDVTVFLSTNSMGTGHETSVSQVVSHVLGVPMEKIRVVLGDTAGPPGTGFYGSRFSVVSLSAVYKASLKLKDRIRELVSQILNVELDRVDIKDGVIKVGQRVLTMDEVANLVYNRYHSPLDDMGIEATEVFNSPNVNVADDMRRVNFSSTYGVNAHGAIIEIDPETGFIKIKKYVIVSDSGNIINPVIVDGQLMGGSAMGIGASLYEVIRYVSGLPQQTNLADYWLPSALEVPKMEIKHLVSPSPFTPLGTKGVAEGGATVPYAVLANALEDAIGPMDRIEVPITPEFVLEQIHKRKTIAI